From Scleropages formosus chromosome 1, fSclFor1.1, whole genome shotgun sequence, a single genomic window includes:
- the LOC108937831 gene encoding ATP-sensitive inward rectifier potassium channel 10-like isoform X1 has translation MKWTEQENGTLTIEMTSATPPTSQSTSPQKVCHSQTTQTDVMKPLLGGGIAGGLSTLRRRRRVLSKDGRSNVRIDHVSGRGALYLRDLWTTFLDMQWRYKFFLFSATFAGTWFLFGVLWYLVALVHGDLLEFDPPSNHTPCVMQMQTLTGAFLFSLESQTTIGYGFRCITEECPAAIILLILQLVITMVMEIFITGTFLAKVARPKKRGETVKFSQHAVVSIHEGRPCLMIRVANMRKSLLLGCQVTGKLLQTSLTKEGETVRLDQRNVPFQVDTSSDSPFLILPLTFYHVIDENSPLRAWAAKGGGWTDPELADFELLVILSATVEPTSATCQVRTSYLPDEILWGYEFPPVVSLSPSGKYVADFSFFDKVAKTKTQPLFRQIPSQCPPPHGYPGPGGVGLLEGADPEKIRLEQSYRERGEERARPRDSSPLSVRISNV, from the exons ATGAAGTGGACGGAGCAGGAGAACGGCACACTCACTATCG AGATGACTTCAGCCACACCCCCGACCTCCCAGAGCACCTCTCCCCAGAaggtctgtcactcacagaccaCCCAGACTGATGTAATGAAGCCACTGCTGGGGGGTGGTATTGCTGGAGGGCTCAGCACTCTGCGCCGGCGTCGCCGTGTGCTCTCCAAAGATGGACGGAGCAACGTGCGCATTGACCACGTGAGCGGCCGGGGGGCGCTGTACCTGCGTGACCTCTGGACCACCTTCCTGGATATGCAGTGGCGCTATAAGTTCTTCCTGTTTTCTGCCACGTTCGCTGGCACCTGGTTCCTCTTTGGAGTGCTTTGGTACCTGGTGGCCCTCGTCCACGGAGACCTGCTGG AGTTCGACCCCCCATCCAACCACACACCGTGTGTGATGCAGATGCAGACGCTGACAGGGGCCTTTCTTTTCTCCCTGGAGTCTCAGACCACCATTGGTTATGGGTTCCGCTGCATCACGGAGGAGTGTCCTGCTGCTATCATCCTCCTCATTCTTCAGCTTGTCATCACCATGGTGATGGAAATATTCATCACCGGAACCTTTCTTGCCAAG GTTGCTCGGCCGAAGAAGCGAGGAGAGACGGTGAAATTCAGCCAGCACGCGGTGGTGTCGATCCACGAGGGCCGACCCTGTCTGATGATCCGAGTGGCCAACATGCGCAAGAGTCTGCTGCTGGGATGTCAG GTGACCGGGAAGCTTCTGCAGACATCCTTGACGAAGGAGGGAGAGACGGTTCGTCTGGACCAGCGGAACGTCCCCTTCCAGGTGGACACATCCAGCGACAGCCCCTTCCTCATCTTGCCCCTCACCTTCTACCATGTGATTGATGAGAACAGCCCCCTGCGGGCCTGGGCTGCCAAAG gcgGCGGGTGGACGGACCCCGAGCTCGCCGACTTCGAGCTGCTGGTGATCCTGAGCGCCACTGTGGAGCCCACTTCGGCCACGTGCCAGGTGCGCACCTCCTACCTGCCCGACGAGATCCTGTGGGGCTACGAGTTCCCCCCCGTGgtgtccctctccccctccgggaAGTACGTCGCCGACTTCTCCTTCTTCGACAAGGTGGCCAAGACCAAGACGCAGCCCCTCTTCAGGCAGATCCCGTCGCAGTGCCCGCCCCCCCACGGATACCCCGGCcccgggggggtggggctgcTGGAAGGGGCGGATCCAGAGAAGATCCGCCTGGAGCAGAGCTACCGGGAGCGCGGAGAGGAGCGGGCGCGCCCCCGAGACAGCAGCCCCCTCAGTGTGCGCATCAGCAACGTGTAG
- the LOC108937831 gene encoding ATP-sensitive inward rectifier potassium channel 10-like isoform X2, translating to MTSATPPTSQSTSPQKVCHSQTTQTDVMKPLLGGGIAGGLSTLRRRRRVLSKDGRSNVRIDHVSGRGALYLRDLWTTFLDMQWRYKFFLFSATFAGTWFLFGVLWYLVALVHGDLLEFDPPSNHTPCVMQMQTLTGAFLFSLESQTTIGYGFRCITEECPAAIILLILQLVITMVMEIFITGTFLAKVARPKKRGETVKFSQHAVVSIHEGRPCLMIRVANMRKSLLLGCQVTGKLLQTSLTKEGETVRLDQRNVPFQVDTSSDSPFLILPLTFYHVIDENSPLRAWAAKGGGWTDPELADFELLVILSATVEPTSATCQVRTSYLPDEILWGYEFPPVVSLSPSGKYVADFSFFDKVAKTKTQPLFRQIPSQCPPPHGYPGPGGVGLLEGADPEKIRLEQSYRERGEERARPRDSSPLSVRISNV from the exons ATGACTTCAGCCACACCCCCGACCTCCCAGAGCACCTCTCCCCAGAaggtctgtcactcacagaccaCCCAGACTGATGTAATGAAGCCACTGCTGGGGGGTGGTATTGCTGGAGGGCTCAGCACTCTGCGCCGGCGTCGCCGTGTGCTCTCCAAAGATGGACGGAGCAACGTGCGCATTGACCACGTGAGCGGCCGGGGGGCGCTGTACCTGCGTGACCTCTGGACCACCTTCCTGGATATGCAGTGGCGCTATAAGTTCTTCCTGTTTTCTGCCACGTTCGCTGGCACCTGGTTCCTCTTTGGAGTGCTTTGGTACCTGGTGGCCCTCGTCCACGGAGACCTGCTGG AGTTCGACCCCCCATCCAACCACACACCGTGTGTGATGCAGATGCAGACGCTGACAGGGGCCTTTCTTTTCTCCCTGGAGTCTCAGACCACCATTGGTTATGGGTTCCGCTGCATCACGGAGGAGTGTCCTGCTGCTATCATCCTCCTCATTCTTCAGCTTGTCATCACCATGGTGATGGAAATATTCATCACCGGAACCTTTCTTGCCAAG GTTGCTCGGCCGAAGAAGCGAGGAGAGACGGTGAAATTCAGCCAGCACGCGGTGGTGTCGATCCACGAGGGCCGACCCTGTCTGATGATCCGAGTGGCCAACATGCGCAAGAGTCTGCTGCTGGGATGTCAG GTGACCGGGAAGCTTCTGCAGACATCCTTGACGAAGGAGGGAGAGACGGTTCGTCTGGACCAGCGGAACGTCCCCTTCCAGGTGGACACATCCAGCGACAGCCCCTTCCTCATCTTGCCCCTCACCTTCTACCATGTGATTGATGAGAACAGCCCCCTGCGGGCCTGGGCTGCCAAAG gcgGCGGGTGGACGGACCCCGAGCTCGCCGACTTCGAGCTGCTGGTGATCCTGAGCGCCACTGTGGAGCCCACTTCGGCCACGTGCCAGGTGCGCACCTCCTACCTGCCCGACGAGATCCTGTGGGGCTACGAGTTCCCCCCCGTGgtgtccctctccccctccgggaAGTACGTCGCCGACTTCTCCTTCTTCGACAAGGTGGCCAAGACCAAGACGCAGCCCCTCTTCAGGCAGATCCCGTCGCAGTGCCCGCCCCCCCACGGATACCCCGGCcccgggggggtggggctgcTGGAAGGGGCGGATCCAGAGAAGATCCGCCTGGAGCAGAGCTACCGGGAGCGCGGAGAGGAGCGGGCGCGCCCCCGAGACAGCAGCCCCCTCAGTGTGCGCATCAGCAACGTGTAG
- the LOC108937891 gene encoding uncharacterized protein LOC108937891 isoform X1 — MPYLLALLFFLLEICNLGLGLPTATIHGLVNGSVLLPSLSHYPNPSEIQWMYNGMLVVWYDNGTVQPLVKSRFDNRFNLFQGNGSLQIHGLQIQDSGIFAVNILRDLNQTYTEVHLLVHEKINTHLELLSNVSGDGHCAVVVNCSTILNHWKVAKCNRTACRETDSGGMDKESSSVHIDISADKLISCKSSNPVTSGSISLIDLCPDDHSTDLDKVHNHHRSRLATYSIAGCFAVVLFSLVLNSSSRFNVSCK; from the exons ATGCCTTATCTACTTGCTTTGCTCTTCTTCCTGCTGGAGATATGTAATTTAG GACTTGGTTTGCCGACAGCTACCATCCATGGCCTTGTTAACGGATCTGTGCTTTTGCCCTCTCTATCTCACTACCCCAACCCATCGGAAATCCAGTGGATGTATAATGGCATGCTGGTAGTGTGGTATGACAACGGCACAGTGCAACCACTTGTGAAATCCAGATTTGACAACAGATTCAACCTGTTTCAAGGGAACGGCTCTCTGCAGATCCATGGGCTCCAAATTCAAGACTCAGGCATCTTTGCTGTAAATATATTGAGAGATTTAAACCAAACCTATACAGAGGTACATCTCTTAGTGCATG AAAAGATCAACACGCATCTGGAGCTGCTGTCCAACGTGTCCGGGGATGGCCACTGTGCTGTGGTGGTGAACTGTAGTACAATTCTGAACCATTGGAAGGTGGCAAAGTGCAACAGAACTGCATGTCGGGAGACCGACAGCGGGGGGATGGACAAGGAGTCCAGCAGCGTTCACATTGACATCTCAGCTGACAAACTCATCTCCTGTAAGAGCAGCAACCCAGTCACCTCTGGCAGCATCTCTCTCATAGATCTATGCCCTGATGATCACAGCACAG ATTTGGACAAAGTTCATAATCATCATCGTTCTCGACTTGCTACCTACAGCATTGCAGGGTGTTTTGCTGTGGTGCTTTTTTCGTTAGTTTTaaattcaagttcaaggttCAACGTCAGTTGTAAATAG
- the LOC108937891 gene encoding uncharacterized protein LOC108937891 isoform X2, with amino-acid sequence MYNGMLVVWYDNGTVQPLVKSRFDNRFNLFQGNGSLQIHGLQIQDSGIFAVNILRDLNQTYTEVHLLVHEKINTHLELLSNVSGDGHCAVVVNCSTILNHWKVAKCNRTACRETDSGGMDKESSSVHIDISADKLISCKSSNPVTSGSISLIDLCPDDHSTDLDKVHNHHRSRLATYSIAGCFAVVLFSLVLNSSSRFNVSCK; translated from the exons ATGTATAATGGCATGCTGGTAGTGTGGTATGACAACGGCACAGTGCAACCACTTGTGAAATCCAGATTTGACAACAGATTCAACCTGTTTCAAGGGAACGGCTCTCTGCAGATCCATGGGCTCCAAATTCAAGACTCAGGCATCTTTGCTGTAAATATATTGAGAGATTTAAACCAAACCTATACAGAGGTACATCTCTTAGTGCATG AAAAGATCAACACGCATCTGGAGCTGCTGTCCAACGTGTCCGGGGATGGCCACTGTGCTGTGGTGGTGAACTGTAGTACAATTCTGAACCATTGGAAGGTGGCAAAGTGCAACAGAACTGCATGTCGGGAGACCGACAGCGGGGGGATGGACAAGGAGTCCAGCAGCGTTCACATTGACATCTCAGCTGACAAACTCATCTCCTGTAAGAGCAGCAACCCAGTCACCTCTGGCAGCATCTCTCTCATAGATCTATGCCCTGATGATCACAGCACAG ATTTGGACAAAGTTCATAATCATCATCGTTCTCGACTTGCTACCTACAGCATTGCAGGGTGTTTTGCTGTGGTGCTTTTTTCGTTAGTTTTaaattcaagttcaaggttCAACGTCAGTTGTAAATAG